In a single window of the Lynx canadensis isolate LIC74 chromosome E2, mLynCan4.pri.v2, whole genome shotgun sequence genome:
- the C5AR2 gene encoding C5a anaphylatoxin chemotactic receptor 2 isoform X2 yields the protein MENTSVSYEYGDYDGIPDLPVDCMDGTCASSDPLGAAPFLVYGAVFLLGVPGNAVVAWVSRKEARHRVGASWFLHLAVADLLCCLSLPMLAVPLARRGHWPYGAVGCRALSSAILLSMYASVLLLAALSADLCLLALRPGWGAAAGRARRVQAARAVAWTVALLLTVPSAIYRRLHQEHFPRRLECVVDYGGSAAVENTVTATRFVFGFLGPLAVVAGCHGALLCRAARRRWPLGTAVVVGFFVCWAPYHVLGLVLAVAAPHSALLARALRAEPLVTGLALAHSCLNPMLFLYFGRTQLRRSLPAACHWALKETQSKDESVVSKNSTSHDLVAEMEV from the coding sequence ATGGAGAACACGTCGGTCAGCTACGAGTACGGGGATTACGACGGGATTCCGGACCTCCCCGTGGACTGCATGGACGGCACCTGTGCCTCCAGCGACCCGCTGGGCGCCGCCCCGTTCCTGGTCTACGGGGCGGTCTTCCTGCTGGGCGTGCCGGGCAATGCCGTGGTGGCCTGGGTGTCCAGGAAAGAGGCCCGCCACCGGGTCGGTGCCAGCTGGTTCCTCCACCTGGCCGTGGCGGATCTGCTCTGCTGTTTGTCGCTCCCCATGCTGGCGGTGCCCCTCGCCCGCCGGGGCCACTGGCCGTACGGGGCGGTGGGCTGTCGGGCCCTGTCCTCGGCCATCCTGCTGTCTATGTACGCCAGCGTGCTCCTCCTGGCCGCTCTCAGCGCGGACCTCTGCCTGCTGGCCCTCAGGCCCGGCTGGGGGGCCGCCGCGGGGCGGGCTCGTAGGGTGCAGGCAGCCCGCGCGGTCGCCTGGACGGTGGCCCTGTTGCTCACCGTGCCTTCGGCCATCTATCGCCGGCTGCACCAGGAGCATTTCCCTCGACGCCTGGAATGTGTAGTGGACTATGGTGGGTCCGCCGCGGTCGAGAACACCGTGACTGCCACCCGCTTCGTCTTCGGCTTCCTGGGCCCCCTGGCGGTCGTGGCCGGCTGCCACGGTGCCCTCCTGTGCCGCGCGGCCCGACGCCGCTGGCCACTGGGCACGGCTGTCGTGGTGGGCTTCTTTGTGTGCTGGGCCCCCTACCACGTGCTGGGGCTGGTGCTCGCCGTGGCCGCCCCGCACTCCGCGCTCCTGGCCCGGGCCCTGCGGGCCGAACCCCTGGTCACCGGCCTGGCTCTGGCTCACAGCTGCCTCAACCCCATGCTCTTCCTGTATTTCGGGAGGACGCAACTGCGCAGGTCACTGCCGGCCGCGTGTCACTGGGCCCTGAAGGAGACGCAGAGCAAGGATGAAAGCGTGGTCAGCAAGAACTCCACCAGCCACGACCTCGTGGCGGAGATGGAGGTGTAG
- the C5AR1 gene encoding C5a anaphylatoxin chemotactic receptor 1 isoform X1, which translates to MGRTIRPSSGTRTYVTGSLRELNDTRKALTCMDSLNYSTPDYADYGWTVDPYMPVDKSSRTPALSAPNVTALVILAVVFLVGVPGNSLVVWVTGFEVRRNINAIWFLNLAVADLLSCLALPILFTSIVQHGHWPYGEVACRVLPSLILLNMYASILLLATISADRFLLVFNPVWCQNYRGARLAWAACGVAWGLALLLTIPSFMYRAVRVEAFPFKMECGVSYGKDSFVTERVVAILRLVVGFLWPLVTLGICYTFLLIRTWSRSATRSAKTVKVVAAVVTSFFVFWLPYQVTGMMLALSDPRSRIFKSVSALDALCVAFAYVNCCINPVIYVAAARGFHARFLKSLPARLRNVLTEESVSRDSKSYTLSTADTPAQKSQAV; encoded by the exons ATGGGGAGAACAATCCGACCATCCTCCGGAACTAGAACCTACGTCACAGGATCACTGAGAGAATTAAACGATACACGGAAAGCTCTTACGTGCATG GACTCCCTGAATTACAGCACCCCTGACTATGCTGATTATGGCTGGACCGTGGACCCGTACATGCCAGTGGACAAGTCTTCTAGAACCCCCGCCCTGTCTGCCCCGAATGTGACTGCCCTGGTAATCTTAGCGGTGGTCTTCCTGGTGGGCGTCCCGGGCAACAGCCTGGTGGTGTGGGTGACGGGCTTCGAGGTCCGGCGAAACATCAACGCCATCTGGTTTCTCAACCTGGCGGTGGCCGACCTCCTCTCCTGCCTGGCGCTGCCCATCTTGTTCACATCCATCGTCCAGCACGGCCACTGGCCCTATGGCGAGGTGGCCTGCCGCGTCCTGCCCTCCCTCATCCTGCTCAACATGTACGCCAGCATCTTGCTCCTGGCCACCATCAGCGCCGACCGCTTCCTGCTGGTGTTTAACCCCGTCTGGTGCCAGAACTATCGAGGGGCCCGCTTGGCCTGGGCGGCCTGCGGCGTGGCCTGGGGCTTGGCCCTGTTGCTGACCATCCCGTCCTTCATGTATCGCGCGGTGCGCGTGGAGGCCTTTCCGTTCAAGATGGAGTGCGGCGTGAGCTACGGGAAAGACAGTTTCGTCACCGAGAGGGTCGTGGCCATCCTGCGGCTGGTGGTGGGCTTCCTGTGGCCGCTGGTCACGCTCGGAATCTGTTACACGTTCCTCCTGATTCGGACGTGGAGCCGCAGCGCCACGCGCTCCGCCAAGACGGTCAAGGTGGTGGCGGCGGTGGTGACCAGCTTCTTTGTGTTCTGGCTGCCCTACCAGGTGACGGGGATGATGCTGGCCCTGTCCGACCCGCGCTCGAGAATCTTCAAGAGCGTGTCGGCTCTGGACGCCCTGTGCGTCGCCTTCGCTTACGTCAACTGCTGCATAAATCCCGTCATCTACGTGGCGGCGGCTCGGGGCTTCCACGCGCGCTTCCTCAAGTCCCTCCCCGCCAGGCTCCGGAACGTGTTGACCGAGGAGTCCGTGTCCCGGGACAGCAAGTCCTACACCCTCTCCACGGCGGACACCCCAGCCCAGAAGAGCCAGGCGGTGTGA
- the C5AR2 gene encoding C5a anaphylatoxin chemotactic receptor 2 isoform X1, with protein MRVLLQETVSGAWMENTSVSYEYGDYDGIPDLPVDCMDGTCASSDPLGAAPFLVYGAVFLLGVPGNAVVAWVSRKEARHRVGASWFLHLAVADLLCCLSLPMLAVPLARRGHWPYGAVGCRALSSAILLSMYASVLLLAALSADLCLLALRPGWGAAAGRARRVQAARAVAWTVALLLTVPSAIYRRLHQEHFPRRLECVVDYGGSAAVENTVTATRFVFGFLGPLAVVAGCHGALLCRAARRRWPLGTAVVVGFFVCWAPYHVLGLVLAVAAPHSALLARALRAEPLVTGLALAHSCLNPMLFLYFGRTQLRRSLPAACHWALKETQSKDESVVSKNSTSHDLVAEMEV; from the exons ATGAGGGTCCTCTTACAAGAGACG GTGTCTGGGGCCTGGATGGAGAACACGTCGGTCAGCTACGAGTACGGGGATTACGACGGGATTCCGGACCTCCCCGTGGACTGCATGGACGGCACCTGTGCCTCCAGCGACCCGCTGGGCGCCGCCCCGTTCCTGGTCTACGGGGCGGTCTTCCTGCTGGGCGTGCCGGGCAATGCCGTGGTGGCCTGGGTGTCCAGGAAAGAGGCCCGCCACCGGGTCGGTGCCAGCTGGTTCCTCCACCTGGCCGTGGCGGATCTGCTCTGCTGTTTGTCGCTCCCCATGCTGGCGGTGCCCCTCGCCCGCCGGGGCCACTGGCCGTACGGGGCGGTGGGCTGTCGGGCCCTGTCCTCGGCCATCCTGCTGTCTATGTACGCCAGCGTGCTCCTCCTGGCCGCTCTCAGCGCGGACCTCTGCCTGCTGGCCCTCAGGCCCGGCTGGGGGGCCGCCGCGGGGCGGGCTCGTAGGGTGCAGGCAGCCCGCGCGGTCGCCTGGACGGTGGCCCTGTTGCTCACCGTGCCTTCGGCCATCTATCGCCGGCTGCACCAGGAGCATTTCCCTCGACGCCTGGAATGTGTAGTGGACTATGGTGGGTCCGCCGCGGTCGAGAACACCGTGACTGCCACCCGCTTCGTCTTCGGCTTCCTGGGCCCCCTGGCGGTCGTGGCCGGCTGCCACGGTGCCCTCCTGTGCCGCGCGGCCCGACGCCGCTGGCCACTGGGCACGGCTGTCGTGGTGGGCTTCTTTGTGTGCTGGGCCCCCTACCACGTGCTGGGGCTGGTGCTCGCCGTGGCCGCCCCGCACTCCGCGCTCCTGGCCCGGGCCCTGCGGGCCGAACCCCTGGTCACCGGCCTGGCTCTGGCTCACAGCTGCCTCAACCCCATGCTCTTCCTGTATTTCGGGAGGACGCAACTGCGCAGGTCACTGCCGGCCGCGTGTCACTGGGCCCTGAAGGAGACGCAGAGCAAGGATGAAAGCGTGGTCAGCAAGAACTCCACCAGCCACGACCTCGTGGCGGAGATGGAGGTGTAG
- the C5AR1 gene encoding C5a anaphylatoxin chemotactic receptor 1 isoform X2: MDSLNYSTPDYADYGWTVDPYMPVDKSSRTPALSAPNVTALVILAVVFLVGVPGNSLVVWVTGFEVRRNINAIWFLNLAVADLLSCLALPILFTSIVQHGHWPYGEVACRVLPSLILLNMYASILLLATISADRFLLVFNPVWCQNYRGARLAWAACGVAWGLALLLTIPSFMYRAVRVEAFPFKMECGVSYGKDSFVTERVVAILRLVVGFLWPLVTLGICYTFLLIRTWSRSATRSAKTVKVVAAVVTSFFVFWLPYQVTGMMLALSDPRSRIFKSVSALDALCVAFAYVNCCINPVIYVAAARGFHARFLKSLPARLRNVLTEESVSRDSKSYTLSTADTPAQKSQAV, translated from the exons ATG GACTCCCTGAATTACAGCACCCCTGACTATGCTGATTATGGCTGGACCGTGGACCCGTACATGCCAGTGGACAAGTCTTCTAGAACCCCCGCCCTGTCTGCCCCGAATGTGACTGCCCTGGTAATCTTAGCGGTGGTCTTCCTGGTGGGCGTCCCGGGCAACAGCCTGGTGGTGTGGGTGACGGGCTTCGAGGTCCGGCGAAACATCAACGCCATCTGGTTTCTCAACCTGGCGGTGGCCGACCTCCTCTCCTGCCTGGCGCTGCCCATCTTGTTCACATCCATCGTCCAGCACGGCCACTGGCCCTATGGCGAGGTGGCCTGCCGCGTCCTGCCCTCCCTCATCCTGCTCAACATGTACGCCAGCATCTTGCTCCTGGCCACCATCAGCGCCGACCGCTTCCTGCTGGTGTTTAACCCCGTCTGGTGCCAGAACTATCGAGGGGCCCGCTTGGCCTGGGCGGCCTGCGGCGTGGCCTGGGGCTTGGCCCTGTTGCTGACCATCCCGTCCTTCATGTATCGCGCGGTGCGCGTGGAGGCCTTTCCGTTCAAGATGGAGTGCGGCGTGAGCTACGGGAAAGACAGTTTCGTCACCGAGAGGGTCGTGGCCATCCTGCGGCTGGTGGTGGGCTTCCTGTGGCCGCTGGTCACGCTCGGAATCTGTTACACGTTCCTCCTGATTCGGACGTGGAGCCGCAGCGCCACGCGCTCCGCCAAGACGGTCAAGGTGGTGGCGGCGGTGGTGACCAGCTTCTTTGTGTTCTGGCTGCCCTACCAGGTGACGGGGATGATGCTGGCCCTGTCCGACCCGCGCTCGAGAATCTTCAAGAGCGTGTCGGCTCTGGACGCCCTGTGCGTCGCCTTCGCTTACGTCAACTGCTGCATAAATCCCGTCATCTACGTGGCGGCGGCTCGGGGCTTCCACGCGCGCTTCCTCAAGTCCCTCCCCGCCAGGCTCCGGAACGTGTTGACCGAGGAGTCCGTGTCCCGGGACAGCAAGTCCTACACCCTCTCCACGGCGGACACCCCAGCCCAGAAGAGCCAGGCGGTGTGA